In Corynebacterium afermentans subsp. afermentans, a genomic segment contains:
- the rhuM gene encoding RhuM family protein: MQDPSAPLTTHTDSTGEFVIYNTEDGRTEVQLRLIDGSVWMTQAEMSELFDISRSGVSEHLKSIFNTGELNRDEVVRKFRKEPGHAGYGRTLEHYNLDTIMAVGFRVRGPRGNQFRAWATTVLKEYLVKGFALNDEKLKDPLGTDYFDELLARIRDIRSSEARLYLELRNIIALADDYDASSKTTHRLFAKIQDKLHYAITGNTAAEIIATRCDPSADNLGLTNWKGEVVRKGDVTTAKNYLTDDELQRLNFLVSGFLNYAQDQAERRKVVHMSDWLTKADQFIEFNDYEPLNDHGRIARKDADKLAEDRYGLYDQGRKEIEVREADRSLVEALQEADRKLISQRKRLQPRRKSD; this comes from the coding sequence ATGCAGGATCCAAGCGCACCCCTCACGACGCACACCGACTCCACCGGCGAGTTCGTCATCTACAACACGGAGGACGGACGGACCGAGGTCCAATTACGCCTCATTGATGGCTCAGTTTGGATGACCCAGGCCGAAATGTCAGAGCTTTTCGACATCAGCCGTTCCGGTGTTAGTGAGCACCTTAAATCTATCTTCAACACTGGTGAACTTAATCGTGATGAGGTTGTTCGGAAATTCCGAAAGGAGCCAGGTCACGCAGGGTATGGACGCACCCTAGAGCATTACAATCTCGACACCATCATGGCCGTCGGATTCCGCGTACGTGGCCCACGCGGCAACCAGTTCCGCGCTTGGGCAACTACCGTCCTCAAGGAATATCTTGTTAAAGGCTTCGCCCTAAACGACGAGAAGCTGAAAGACCCCCTCGGCACGGATTACTTTGACGAGCTCCTCGCACGCATCCGGGATATCCGCTCCAGCGAGGCGCGACTCTACTTGGAGCTGCGCAACATCATTGCCCTGGCCGATGACTACGACGCCAGCAGCAAGACCACTCACCGCCTTTTCGCGAAGATCCAGGACAAGCTGCACTACGCCATCACAGGCAACACGGCAGCCGAAATCATCGCCACGCGCTGCGATCCGTCTGCTGACAATCTCGGTCTGACCAACTGGAAGGGCGAAGTGGTCCGCAAAGGTGACGTGACCACTGCGAAGAACTACCTCACGGATGATGAACTGCAGAGGCTGAATTTCCTCGTGTCTGGCTTCCTGAACTATGCCCAAGACCAAGCCGAACGCCGCAAGGTCGTCCACATGTCGGACTGGCTGACCAAAGCAGACCAGTTCATCGAGTTCAACGACTACGAACCGCTAAACGACCACGGCCGCATTGCACGAAAGGACGCGGACAAGCTCGCCGAGGACCGCTACGGTCTCTATGACCAGGGGCGCAAAGAAATCGAGGTCCGCGAAGCAGACCGCAGCCTCGTCGAGGCACTTCAAGAAGCGGATCGGAAACTGATCTCCCAAAGAAAACGTCTCCAGCCCCGCAGAAAGTCTGACTGA
- a CDS encoding LLM class flavin-dependent oxidoreductase, whose product MKAFGFLSFGHYAFGGQRDPSAEKIAKIHLEIAQAADEIGVNNASFRVHHFVPQASAPMPLLGAVAATTKHIEVGTGVIDMRYENPLYLAEEAASLYQLSGGRVALGVSRGAPEVAERGWEAFGYKGEAPNGADVARAHLETFMAAVDGNGFATAAPLDRQYPNMFQPGSALPVFPMAPELRKHIFYGSGTHASAEQTAKDGLNLMSSTLVSETTAETLSEIQADQIARYRAAWKEAGHDWTPRVSVSRSIFPIVDGADMQRFGMQASGSDQVGMLPDVGASTFGRTYAAEPDKLIEQLKADPAVMAADTLLITIPTGMGVDVNVKILENFATHVAPALGWQPNTEGPVTGYPID is encoded by the coding sequence ATGAAGGCATTCGGTTTCCTAAGCTTCGGGCACTACGCCTTCGGCGGCCAGCGCGACCCGTCCGCGGAGAAGATCGCAAAGATCCACCTGGAGATCGCCCAGGCCGCCGACGAGATCGGCGTGAACAACGCGTCCTTCCGCGTCCACCACTTCGTGCCGCAGGCATCCGCCCCGATGCCGCTGCTTGGCGCGGTCGCCGCCACCACCAAGCACATCGAGGTGGGCACCGGCGTGATCGACATGCGATACGAAAACCCGCTCTACCTCGCCGAAGAGGCCGCCTCCCTGTACCAACTTTCCGGCGGGCGCGTAGCCCTGGGTGTCTCGCGCGGCGCCCCCGAGGTAGCGGAACGCGGCTGGGAGGCCTTCGGCTACAAGGGCGAAGCCCCCAACGGCGCGGACGTGGCGCGCGCCCACCTGGAGACCTTCATGGCCGCGGTGGACGGCAACGGCTTCGCCACCGCCGCGCCCTTGGACCGCCAGTACCCCAACATGTTCCAGCCCGGATCCGCCCTGCCGGTCTTCCCCATGGCACCTGAGCTGCGGAAGCACATCTTCTACGGCTCGGGCACCCACGCTTCGGCGGAGCAGACCGCCAAGGACGGGCTCAACCTGATGTCTTCCACCCTGGTTTCCGAGACCACCGCGGAGACCTTGAGCGAGATCCAGGCGGACCAGATCGCCCGCTACCGCGCAGCCTGGAAGGAAGCGGGTCACGATTGGACGCCTCGCGTGTCGGTGTCCCGCTCCATCTTCCCCATCGTCGACGGCGCAGACATGCAGCGCTTCGGCATGCAGGCCTCCGGCTCCGACCAAGTTGGGATGCTGCCGGACGTGGGTGCTTCCACCTTCGGCCGCACCTACGCCGCCGAGCCGGACAAGCTCATCGAGCAGCTCAAGGCCGACCCGGCTGTCATGGCCGCCGACACGCTGCTGATCACCATTCCCACAGGCATGGGCGTGGACGTCAACGTAAAGATCCTGGAGAACTTCGCCACCCACGTCGCCCCCGCGCTAGGCTGGCAGCCCAACACCGAGGGCCCTGTCACCGGCTACCCGATCGACTAA
- a CDS encoding META domain-containing protein yields the protein MTSKTAKTLSAATALAALAGGFIGAGTANAQMSSNGPADIEGWTQMGWSAFSDSVINKGGSHMLLKNLPEGAKPLSAEKAKAALEGPLPVKGDASMTVTFGPDGKLSFFDGCNAGSAGYSIDGAGGVKVGAIAQTQRLCDPTNMNKADELKSILRSNPSVYRFDNETIALAAQGKAIEFSKAAAN from the coding sequence ATGACCTCAAAGACTGCAAAGACGTTGTCCGCAGCAACCGCTCTCGCCGCCCTCGCCGGCGGCTTTATTGGCGCAGGCACCGCCAACGCGCAGATGTCTTCCAACGGTCCCGCCGACATTGAGGGCTGGACGCAGATGGGTTGGTCTGCGTTTAGCGACTCCGTGATTAACAAGGGTGGGTCCCACATGCTGCTGAAGAACCTGCCGGAAGGCGCGAAGCCACTGTCCGCCGAGAAGGCGAAGGCTGCCCTGGAGGGGCCACTGCCAGTCAAGGGTGACGCGTCCATGACGGTCACCTTCGGCCCGGACGGCAAGCTGTCCTTCTTCGACGGCTGCAACGCCGGTAGCGCCGGGTACTCCATCGACGGCGCCGGGGGCGTGAAGGTTGGTGCCATCGCTCAGACGCAGCGCCTGTGCGACCCGACCAACATGAACAAGGCGGACGAGCTGAAGTCCATTCTGCGTTCGAACCCGTCGGTGTACCGCTTCGACAACGAGACGATCGCTCTGGCGGCCCAGGGCAAGGCCATCGAATTCTCAAAGGCGGCTGCGAACTAA
- a CDS encoding META domain-containing protein → MVTSTKTLRKLSTTTAVVALTGGLLGVGTADAQERPEASSIDQFVQMSSNLFGGLGGTPAPAPAPENPAGSELIQQLPEGADQLKDERLTAALDTTLQAKKNNTITLDFRENGVLHLNDGCNSGTAKYQIDNTGALHLSDFTETKMACEPGAQKDADDLKMVLQSNPQLFQIDASTLFLAGQGHGFELQKMHGRDYQ, encoded by the coding sequence ATGGTTACTTCGACCAAGACCCTAAGGAAGTTGTCCACAACGACCGCAGTCGTCGCCCTCACGGGTGGCCTGCTCGGCGTCGGAACTGCCGACGCCCAGGAGCGCCCAGAAGCCTCCAGCATCGACCAATTCGTGCAGATGAGCTCGAACCTGTTCGGTGGCCTCGGCGGCACACCCGCACCGGCCCCAGCGCCGGAGAACCCAGCTGGCTCCGAGCTGATCCAGCAGCTCCCAGAAGGTGCAGACCAGCTCAAGGACGAGCGCCTCACCGCTGCCCTGGACACCACGCTGCAGGCGAAGAAGAACAACACCATCACCCTGGACTTCCGGGAAAATGGTGTGCTCCACTTGAACGACGGCTGCAACTCCGGCACCGCTAAGTACCAGATCGACAACACCGGCGCGCTGCACCTCAGCGACTTCACCGAGACCAAGATGGCGTGTGAGCCGGGCGCACAGAAAGACGCCGACGACCTGAAGATGGTCCTCCAGTCCAACCCGCAGCTGTTCCAGATCGACGCGTCAACCCTGTTCCTCGCGGGCCAGGGCCACGGCTTTGAGCTTCAAAAGATGCACGGCCGCGACTATCAGTAA
- a CDS encoding siderophore ABC transporter substrate-binding protein — protein MTRFARTPLIALVAAGALALGACSTSESGTDAAAGSESVATEGASASNDASEGTVTVTDNYGEKTVPIPPKRVVALDNRSFELLDSWGIKPVAAPRDIVPNSIPGIADDEDIVNIGNHREPNLETIVAADPDVIISGQRFETFDDELQKLVPDAMLLDFEPRDGEPIDREIIRQTLELGDVFGKQAEAEQAVQEFTEAVQRARNAYDPEQKVMALNVSGGEIGYVAPGVGRVWGPLFDLIGFTPALEVENASDDHQGDDISVEAIASANPDWLLVLDRDAGVKSITDSPEALSVINDSAPLKNVTAVKDGHVYVAPADTYTNESIYTYTEILNQISEQLEAAK, from the coding sequence GTGACCCGTTTCGCCCGTACCCCTCTCATCGCTCTCGTCGCGGCCGGCGCCCTCGCGCTGGGTGCATGCTCCACCAGCGAGTCTGGCACGGATGCCGCCGCTGGATCGGAATCGGTGGCGACCGAAGGAGCGTCGGCAAGCAATGATGCTTCCGAAGGCACCGTGACCGTCACCGACAACTACGGCGAGAAGACCGTGCCCATCCCGCCGAAGCGGGTGGTCGCTCTGGATAACCGCTCCTTCGAGCTTCTGGATTCCTGGGGCATCAAGCCCGTCGCCGCGCCGCGCGACATCGTGCCGAATTCCATCCCGGGTATCGCGGACGACGAGGACATCGTGAACATCGGCAACCACCGCGAGCCGAACCTGGAAACCATCGTCGCCGCCGACCCGGACGTGATCATCTCCGGCCAGCGCTTTGAAACGTTCGACGACGAACTGCAGAAGCTGGTCCCGGACGCCATGTTGCTGGACTTCGAGCCGCGCGATGGGGAGCCGATTGACCGCGAGATCATCCGCCAGACCCTGGAACTGGGCGATGTCTTTGGTAAGCAAGCTGAGGCTGAGCAGGCAGTTCAGGAATTCACCGAGGCTGTCCAGCGCGCCCGCAACGCCTACGACCCGGAGCAGAAGGTCATGGCACTGAACGTCTCCGGCGGCGAGATCGGCTACGTCGCCCCGGGTGTGGGCCGCGTGTGGGGCCCGCTGTTCGACCTGATTGGTTTCACCCCGGCGCTCGAGGTGGAGAACGCCTCCGACGACCACCAGGGCGACGACATCTCCGTCGAAGCCATCGCCAGCGCCAACCCGGACTGGCTGCTCGTGCTTGACCGCGACGCGGGCGTGAAGTCCATCACCGACTCCCCGGAGGCGCTGTCCGTGATCAATGACTCCGCGCCGCTGAAGAACGTCACCGCAGTGAAGGACGGCCACGTCTACGTCGCCCCGGCGGACACCTACACCAACGAGTCCATCTACACCTACACCGAGATCCTCAACCAGATCTCCGAGCAGCTCGAGGCCGCCAAGTAG
- a CDS encoding ABC transporter permease, whose translation MTDTTTTTRPKLLDWKLGAGVVLVLALLAASLMVGQYDILGTEDGWEMFRATRVPRTIALVLAGAAMAMSGLIMQMLTQNRFVEPTTTGTTEWAGLGLLASFLLFPDGSVMTRMLLAVGAAFVGTMVFFAFLRRVTLRSSLVVPIVGIMLGAVVSAVSTFIALQTDLLQSLGVWFAGSFTSVIAGQYEILWVVLLVVIAVFFYADRLTAAGLGEDIATNIGLNYNRIVLVGTSLVAVATGVVTVVVGNLPFLGLIVPNIVSMLRGDDLRSNLPWVCLTGIGVVTLCDLLGRIVIAPFEMPVSVILGVVGAAVFIALIVRRGKNA comes from the coding sequence ATGACTGATACAACGACCACCACCCGCCCCAAGCTTCTGGACTGGAAGCTCGGGGCGGGTGTCGTCCTTGTTTTAGCCCTCCTTGCCGCGTCGCTGATGGTGGGGCAGTACGACATCCTGGGCACCGAGGACGGCTGGGAAATGTTCCGCGCCACCCGCGTGCCGCGCACGATCGCGCTGGTGCTCGCCGGTGCGGCGATGGCGATGAGCGGGCTGATCATGCAGATGCTCACCCAGAACCGCTTCGTCGAACCCACCACCACTGGCACCACCGAGTGGGCCGGGCTGGGTCTGCTCGCGTCGTTTCTGCTGTTCCCGGACGGCTCCGTGATGACGCGCATGCTCCTCGCTGTGGGCGCTGCCTTCGTCGGCACCATGGTGTTCTTCGCGTTCCTGCGGCGCGTGACGTTGCGCTCCAGCCTGGTGGTGCCCATCGTGGGCATCATGCTCGGCGCGGTGGTCAGTGCGGTGTCCACCTTCATCGCGCTGCAGACTGACCTGTTGCAGTCGCTCGGGGTCTGGTTTGCCGGCTCGTTCACCAGCGTGATCGCCGGACAGTACGAGATCCTCTGGGTCGTGCTGCTCGTGGTCATCGCCGTGTTCTTCTACGCCGACCGCCTCACCGCCGCTGGTTTGGGTGAGGACATCGCCACCAACATCGGCCTGAACTACAACCGCATCGTGCTCGTGGGCACCAGCCTCGTCGCGGTGGCCACCGGTGTGGTCACGGTTGTCGTGGGCAACCTCCCATTCCTTGGGCTCATCGTCCCCAACATCGTGAGCATGCTGCGTGGCGACGACCTCCGGTCCAACCTGCCCTGGGTCTGCCTCACCGGCATCGGGGTGGTGACGCTGTGCGACCTGCTCGGACGCATCGTCATCGCGCCGTTCGAGATGCCGGTGTCCGTGATCCTCGGCGTGGTTGGCGCCGCCGTGTTCATCGCGTTGATTGTGAGGCGGGGTAAGAATGCGTGA
- a CDS encoding iron chelate uptake ABC transporter family permease subunit yields the protein MREVGAFQTSQSKRRYWLVVGALVVAALLFTAGLLSWGNPMEFGTRGYWLIAQRRLNSVIAMAVVALCQAVATVAFQTVTNNRIITPSIMGFESLYVAIHTSTVYFLGAAGLNNARTLEMFVVQLVLMVGLSLILYTWLLAGDNPNMHAMLLVGIVLGGGLGSVSTFMQRLLTPSEFDVLTARLFGSVNNADPAYYPLAVPLVLVAAGLMVLNSRRLNVLGLGRDVAVNLGVNHKKHAVFTLVLVSVLMAVSTALVGPMTFLGFLVATLAYQFADTYDHRYVFPMAALLGYCILAGAYFVMNHIFYAQGVVSIIIELVGGLTFLIVVLRKGRL from the coding sequence ATGCGTGAGGTCGGGGCGTTCCAGACGTCGCAAAGCAAGAGGCGCTACTGGCTAGTCGTAGGCGCGCTGGTGGTGGCCGCGCTGCTGTTCACCGCGGGCCTTTTGTCCTGGGGAAACCCCATGGAGTTTGGCACCCGCGGCTACTGGCTGATCGCGCAGCGCCGCCTGAACTCCGTCATTGCCATGGCGGTGGTGGCGCTCTGCCAGGCCGTGGCCACAGTGGCGTTTCAAACGGTGACGAACAACCGCATCATCACCCCGTCCATCATGGGGTTCGAGTCGCTGTACGTGGCCATTCACACCTCAACCGTGTACTTCCTCGGCGCAGCCGGGCTGAATAACGCCCGCACGCTGGAGATGTTTGTCGTGCAGCTGGTCTTGATGGTGGGGCTGAGCCTGATCCTCTACACGTGGCTGCTCGCCGGCGATAACCCGAACATGCACGCCATGCTGCTCGTCGGCATCGTGCTCGGAGGGGGACTGGGCAGCGTATCGACGTTCATGCAGCGCCTGCTCACACCCAGCGAGTTCGACGTGCTCACCGCCCGGCTGTTCGGCTCGGTGAACAACGCGGACCCGGCTTACTACCCGCTGGCCGTGCCGCTAGTGCTGGTGGCGGCCGGGTTGATGGTGTTGAACTCGCGCCGGCTCAACGTGCTCGGCCTCGGCCGCGACGTGGCGGTGAACTTGGGCGTGAACCACAAAAAGCACGCGGTGTTCACGCTGGTCCTGGTCTCGGTGCTGATGGCGGTCTCTACCGCGCTGGTCGGGCCGATGACTTTCCTCGGGTTCCTGGTGGCCACGCTTGCGTACCAGTTCGCGGACACCTACGACCACCGATACGTGTTCCCCATGGCGGCGCTGCTCGGCTACTGCATTCTGGCGGGCGCGTACTTCGTCATGAACCACATCTTCTACGCCCAGGGCGTCGTCTCCATCATCATCGAGCTGGTCGGCGGCCTGACGTTCCTCATCGTTGTCCTACGGAAGGGGAGACTGTGA
- a CDS encoding iron ABC transporter ATP-binding protein: MIELNEVSKAYGDDTAIGPVSLQIPAGGITALVGPNGAGKSTLLTMIGRLLALDSGSVHIGQMDVSSSNPKDLAKVVSILRQENHFVTRLTVRQLVGFGRFPYSGGRLTEADEEIISRYIDFFGLRELEHRYLDQLSGGQRQRAYVAMVLCQETDYVLLDEPLNNLDISHSVEMMQHLHSAAREFGRTIVIVLHDINFAARYADYICAAKDGQVFAFGTVEEIMRDDLLTEIFNTPVQVIDGPHGPIAAYH; this comes from the coding sequence GTGATCGAGCTCAACGAGGTGAGCAAGGCCTACGGCGACGACACCGCCATCGGGCCGGTCTCACTGCAAATCCCGGCAGGCGGCATCACCGCGTTGGTGGGGCCGAACGGCGCCGGCAAGTCGACGCTTCTGACCATGATCGGCCGACTTTTGGCGCTGGATTCCGGCTCCGTGCACATCGGACAGATGGACGTGTCCTCTTCGAACCCGAAGGACCTGGCCAAAGTGGTCTCGATCCTGCGGCAGGAGAACCACTTTGTCACCCGCCTGACAGTGCGGCAGCTCGTCGGCTTCGGCCGCTTCCCATACTCGGGCGGGCGCCTGACCGAGGCGGATGAGGAGATCATTTCCCGCTACATCGACTTCTTCGGGCTGCGCGAACTCGAGCACCGCTACCTGGACCAGCTTTCCGGTGGTCAGCGTCAGCGCGCATACGTCGCCATGGTGCTTTGCCAGGAGACGGACTACGTGCTTCTCGACGAGCCCCTGAACAACCTGGACATCTCCCACTCCGTGGAAATGATGCAGCACCTGCACTCCGCCGCCCGCGAGTTCGGCCGCACCATCGTGATCGTGCTGCACGACATCAACTTCGCGGCCCGCTACGCGGACTACATCTGCGCAGCGAAAGACGGGCAGGTCTTCGCCTTCGGCACAGTGGAGGAAATCATGCGCGACGATTTGCTCACCGAAATTTTCAATACCCCGGTGCAGGTGATTGATGGTCCGCATGGGCCAATCGCCGCGTACCACTAA
- a CDS encoding DUF3239 domain-containing protein has protein sequence MSGMKVFKFDVDEEFAKQHNEMVRDTRSLVASGIAIFVISLIVGVAVWFLVDPSSPWHWLGSFGAVLFGILMLVVALLIPRSVGKTQEIYDSNPLAPAIITERAGTTVTLTALVNLNVDPALPPRWAITSRVMQPLPNTSDKVGTKVPVAAVGAQRAARDQQHWQTITPMPIAWGTPDEAVVTSARKSIPQDQWSTLERARKKGELLEQSKNSLVEL, from the coding sequence ATGAGTGGCATGAAGGTATTCAAGTTCGACGTCGACGAGGAGTTTGCGAAGCAGCACAACGAAATGGTGCGCGACACCCGCAGCCTCGTCGCATCCGGCATCGCGATCTTTGTCATCTCCCTGATCGTCGGCGTCGCCGTGTGGTTCCTGGTGGACCCGTCCTCGCCGTGGCACTGGCTGGGCAGTTTCGGCGCCGTACTGTTCGGCATTTTGATGCTTGTGGTCGCGCTTCTGATTCCGCGCAGCGTGGGCAAGACCCAGGAGATCTACGACTCCAACCCCCTCGCCCCCGCCATCATCACGGAACGCGCCGGCACGACGGTGACCCTGACCGCGCTGGTGAACCTCAACGTGGATCCTGCCCTTCCCCCGCGCTGGGCCATCACCTCCCGCGTGATGCAGCCGCTGCCGAACACCTCCGACAAGGTGGGCACCAAGGTGCCGGTCGCCGCCGTGGGCGCTCAGCGCGCCGCCCGCGACCAGCAGCACTGGCAGACCATCACACCCATGCCGATCGCCTGGGGCACGCCCGACGAGGCCGTAGTCACCTCGGCCCGGAAGTCGATCCCCCAGGACCAGTGGTCCACGCTAGAGCGCGCCCGCAAGAAAGGCGAGCTCTTGGAGCAATCCAAGAACTCCCTCGTGGAGCTCTAG